In one window of Catalinimonas alkaloidigena DNA:
- a CDS encoding MlaE family ABC transporter permease yields MKSVGKFVIFIGSLFRNMESIRVYPARILDEMILIGINSVFIVAIVSTFIGAVTAVQTAYNLVSPLVPLYIIGTVVRDMTVLELAPTITCIVLAGKVGSNIAGELGTMRITEQIDALEVMGINSSSYLVLPKILAAVIMFPMLVILSGFLSLLGGYLAATLTGAMTEKDYIYGIRYDFVPYNVTFALIKSVAFAFLISSISSFKGFFTTGGALEVGQASTNAVTNSCIAVLLADYLLAQLLL; encoded by the coding sequence ATGAAAAGCGTTGGCAAATTTGTCATTTTTATCGGGAGCCTGTTCCGGAACATGGAGTCGATTCGGGTGTATCCGGCCCGCATTCTGGACGAGATGATTCTGATCGGCATCAACTCAGTTTTTATTGTAGCGATTGTTTCTACCTTCATCGGAGCCGTAACAGCGGTGCAAACCGCTTACAACCTGGTGAGCCCGCTGGTGCCCCTTTATATAATAGGTACCGTGGTGCGCGACATGACCGTGCTGGAACTGGCGCCCACCATCACCTGCATTGTGCTGGCCGGCAAAGTAGGGTCCAACATCGCGGGTGAGTTGGGTACGATGCGCATTACCGAACAGATCGACGCCCTCGAGGTGATGGGCATCAACTCCAGTTCGTACCTGGTGCTTCCCAAAATCCTCGCGGCGGTCATTATGTTTCCCATGCTGGTGATTCTGTCCGGTTTCCTTTCGTTGCTGGGCGGTTATCTGGCCGCGACGCTGACCGGAGCCATGACCGAGAAAGACTACATTTATGGCATTCGTTACGACTTTGTGCCTTACAACGTCACGTTTGCGCTGATCAAATCGGTGGCGTTCGCGTTTCTGATCTCGTCGATCTCTTCGTTCAAAGGCTTCTTCACCACCGGCGGTGCGTTAGAAGTAGGCCAGGCCAGTACCAATGCCGTCACCAACAGTTGCATCGCCGTGCTGCTGGCCGATTACCTTCTGGCACAACTTCTCCTCTGA
- a CDS encoding SDR family NAD(P)-dependent oxidoreductase, producing MEKLIVVTGGTKGIGRAVIERFAAAGVDAVTCARHAEDLDELAADFAQRFPQQQLFTQPADLSDPQQVTAFAEFVMSLNRPVDVLVNNAGFFVPGQVHNEEEGVLEATLQLNLVSVYHLTRRFVPGMKARQSGHIFNLCSTASIMAYTNGGSYCISKFALYGFSKVLREELKEEGIRVTSVLPGATLTASWAGTDLPPERFMPSEDVAEAMFSAWQLSPRSVVEEVLIRPQLGDL from the coding sequence ATGGAAAAATTGATTGTGGTGACGGGAGGTACCAAAGGCATCGGTCGTGCGGTAATTGAGCGGTTTGCGGCCGCCGGTGTCGACGCCGTCACGTGCGCGCGACACGCCGAAGATCTGGACGAACTCGCCGCCGATTTTGCACAGCGATTTCCGCAACAGCAACTCTTCACCCAACCGGCCGATCTGTCTGATCCGCAACAGGTCACCGCGTTTGCCGAGTTTGTGATGTCGCTGAACCGTCCGGTCGACGTGCTGGTCAACAACGCTGGCTTTTTTGTGCCGGGGCAGGTGCACAACGAAGAAGAGGGCGTGCTGGAAGCCACGCTGCAATTGAATCTGGTCAGCGTTTATCACCTGACGCGGCGTTTCGTGCCGGGCATGAAGGCGCGGCAATCGGGCCATATTTTCAACCTTTGTTCTACGGCCAGCATCATGGCTTACACCAACGGAGGGTCGTACTGCATCTCCAAATTTGCGCTGTATGGGTTCTCTAAGGTACTGCGCGAAGAGCTGAAGGAAGAAGGAATACGCGTGACGAGCGTGCTGCCCGGCGCAACGCTGACGGCCAGCTGGGCGGGAACTGACCTGCCTCCCGAGCGATTTATGCCCTCCGAAGATGTCGCAGAAGCTATGTTTTCGGCCTGGCAACTCTCGCCGCGCTCGGTGGTAGAAGAGGTGCTGATCCGTCCGCAGTTGGGCGACCTCTGA
- a CDS encoding S8 family serine peptidase: MQAQAPAAQNFTQAPVKAAQQKALRQLADVYEAHYQRQQASAQRWATLHAQPLRLQTTQGHVRLLSGFAPNGQPLFQQTENNQASAATIGTTYLLPGGGLQLNLTGQGMRIGQWDGGSVLGTHQELSGRVLQYESGLDVNAHATHVAGTLVASGVQSLARGMAPEAQLRAYDFDNDLSEMASAAADGLLISNHSYGTAAGWDEATNAWYGDPIISEDEDWKFGFYDEKAQAWDQIAHDAPYYLIVKSVGNDRGNAQPASGKYQVWDGSGWVESTRARPKDGGTDGFDCISTYATAKNILTVGAIKALESGYTTPSAVTMSDFSSWGPTDDGRIKPDVVANGVMVYSTNSYSNSAYSYRSGSSMAAPSVAGSLLLVQEYAHRLTGNYLRAATLKALTIHTADEAGPQPGPDYMFGWGVANLRQVATVVGDTSEAHLYTEAQLAQGKTYLLSIESDGTQPLVATLCWTDLPGYPSYPSLNSPELKLINDLDMRITDPEGQVYQPYVLNPAQPQQAATTGDNIRDNVEKIVIPDAMPGVYTLKITHKALLTGSAQPFSLVVSGRKSRNAPPPPTLAASAVTQTTYCLGTELAVAYQTTGTFQNGNSFRLELSDASGSFTSSTLIGSAQGTGGSIRGIIPSYLPAGTGYRLRVVSTAPRLVATGSEEALQLVPSPARPSATSNGPVCTGDVLFLQTDFLENGTYHWQGPNGFESDEQMPVIVNAGLEHGGTYRLSVMTNGCVSEEASVTVQVTSVPVVTLQTDGSTTFCSGESVELSVPAGIGAAYQWYWDGTPLDAATTSSFQATEEGAYSVQVTTEAGCLAFSDTVQVYVKPTPVATLVFQEGVLYASGGSIYRWQRDGQWIEDAADSTYVPMEPGLYAVSIGNETGCSALSTPFAFQQDSTAHTLLYAASVADFTPGLSVGQRAIDQWHNRPERALQAPEETGDPQSAVRLGKGGWLTLMLSDSLANGVGTDLQVVPLDTTLCEENRAQAYVLASQNGTDFVYLGIACGRTDLDLQALPWARYIRLIDTNEGLDADGFTLDGLIGTSGAYRQGALTELQTCGAWDVVKYRSGKDLAGNGLDDSLTVTAHVLDVPDGKTTALGYGGELVVQLETALFNRFGTHPDFEITGPTSTGELDVAVQASIDGSTWHEVGTITAQERWVDLAELPFAMYVRLQDQSQASSAAPYGLLIDGLRCRPHEERTEPDTPLYPPHVYPNPYRAQLTLDYTAVEDEQTLRVQVVDVYGATVWQAEQALELDQHYSLLLPLGTQAPGVYYLITTTERYRQTLKIVKQ, translated from the coding sequence TTGCAAGCACAAGCACCTGCTGCCCAGAACTTTACGCAAGCGCCGGTGAAGGCGGCTCAACAGAAAGCGTTACGACAACTTGCCGACGTGTACGAGGCGCACTACCAGCGCCAGCAAGCCTCTGCCCAACGTTGGGCAACTTTGCACGCCCAACCGCTGCGCTTGCAGACGACGCAGGGACACGTGCGTTTGTTGAGTGGGTTTGCGCCCAACGGACAGCCGCTTTTCCAACAAACGGAGAACAACCAAGCCTCGGCCGCGACCATCGGCACGACGTACCTGTTGCCGGGGGGCGGTTTACAACTCAACCTCACCGGCCAGGGCATGCGCATCGGGCAGTGGGACGGCGGTAGCGTATTGGGGACGCATCAGGAATTGAGCGGGCGGGTGCTCCAGTACGAATCGGGCCTGGACGTCAATGCACATGCCACCCACGTCGCGGGTACGCTGGTCGCTAGCGGGGTGCAGAGCCTGGCGCGGGGCATGGCCCCCGAAGCTCAATTGCGTGCTTACGATTTCGACAACGACTTGAGTGAAATGGCGTCTGCGGCAGCCGATGGGCTGCTGATCTCCAACCATTCGTACGGAACGGCGGCGGGCTGGGACGAGGCGACCAACGCGTGGTACGGCGATCCGATCATCAGTGAGGACGAAGACTGGAAGTTTGGTTTTTATGACGAGAAAGCGCAAGCCTGGGACCAGATTGCGCACGATGCGCCCTACTACCTGATTGTGAAATCGGTAGGGAACGACCGCGGCAATGCGCAGCCGGCCAGCGGGAAGTATCAGGTATGGGACGGAAGCGGTTGGGTAGAAAGTACGCGGGCACGTCCTAAAGACGGGGGGACCGATGGCTTCGATTGCATCAGCACGTATGCCACGGCCAAAAACATCCTCACCGTAGGGGCCATCAAAGCCTTGGAAAGCGGTTACACGACGCCCAGTGCCGTCACCATGTCGGATTTCAGTAGCTGGGGACCGACGGACGACGGGCGCATCAAACCCGACGTGGTCGCCAACGGCGTAATGGTCTATTCTACGAATTCATACAGCAATTCTGCGTATTCGTACCGGTCGGGTTCGTCGATGGCGGCACCGAGTGTGGCGGGTTCGCTGCTGTTGGTGCAGGAGTATGCCCATCGTCTGACCGGAAATTACTTGCGGGCCGCCACCCTGAAAGCCCTGACCATCCATACTGCCGATGAAGCGGGGCCACAGCCCGGGCCGGACTACATGTTTGGATGGGGAGTCGCCAACCTGCGGCAGGTCGCAACGGTAGTGGGCGATACTTCGGAAGCGCACCTCTACACCGAAGCCCAACTGGCCCAAGGCAAAACCTACCTTCTTTCCATCGAGTCGGACGGCACCCAGCCGCTGGTAGCAACGCTGTGCTGGACTGACCTGCCAGGGTACCCGTCGTATCCGTCGCTGAACTCGCCCGAATTAAAGCTGATCAACGATCTGGACATGCGCATCACCGATCCGGAAGGGCAGGTGTACCAACCGTACGTGCTGAATCCGGCGCAGCCCCAGCAAGCCGCCACCACCGGCGACAACATCCGCGACAACGTCGAAAAAATTGTCATTCCCGACGCCATGCCCGGTGTCTATACGCTGAAAATTACCCACAAAGCTTTATTGACCGGCAGCGCACAGCCTTTTTCGCTGGTGGTGAGTGGGCGCAAATCACGCAATGCCCCGCCACCACCTACGCTAGCGGCGAGTGCCGTCACACAAACCACCTACTGCCTCGGAACCGAACTTGCCGTGGCTTATCAGACCACCGGTACGTTTCAGAACGGCAATAGCTTTCGGCTGGAACTTTCGGATGCTTCGGGCAGCTTCACGTCATCGACGCTGATCGGATCAGCACAAGGTACGGGAGGCTCCATTCGGGGTATTATTCCAAGCTACCTGCCGGCCGGAACCGGCTATCGCTTGCGGGTCGTGAGCACTGCACCGCGTCTTGTGGCTACTGGCAGCGAAGAAGCTTTGCAACTGGTGCCTTCGCCCGCTCGTCCGTCGGCGACCAGCAACGGACCTGTCTGTACCGGCGATGTGTTGTTTCTGCAAACCGATTTCCTCGAAAACGGGACGTACCACTGGCAAGGCCCCAACGGGTTCGAATCCGACGAACAGATGCCCGTCATCGTCAACGCCGGACTAGAACATGGCGGCACGTACCGCTTGTCAGTTATGACGAACGGGTGCGTGAGCGAAGAAGCCAGTGTGACCGTCCAAGTGACTTCGGTGCCCGTGGTAACGCTCCAGACCGACGGTTCCACCACGTTTTGTAGCGGCGAATCGGTCGAGCTGTCCGTGCCCGCCGGGATAGGGGCGGCGTACCAATGGTACTGGGACGGTACACCACTCGATGCCGCGACAACCTCCTCATTCCAGGCTACGGAAGAGGGCGCATACAGCGTACAGGTAACGACCGAAGCGGGCTGTCTGGCCTTTTCCGATACGGTGCAGGTGTACGTAAAGCCCACGCCGGTAGCCACGCTCGTCTTTCAGGAAGGCGTCTTGTATGCCTCGGGCGGGAGTATCTACCGCTGGCAGCGCGATGGCCAATGGATTGAGGACGCCGCGGACTCGACGTATGTGCCGATGGAACCGGGGCTGTATGCCGTCAGCATTGGCAACGAAACGGGGTGTAGCGCGCTGTCGACGCCGTTCGCCTTCCAACAGGATAGCACGGCCCATACGCTTCTCTACGCCGCCTCCGTCGCGGACTTTACGCCGGGCCTGAGTGTGGGCCAACGGGCGATCGACCAGTGGCACAACCGCCCCGAACGAGCGTTGCAGGCTCCGGAGGAAACGGGCGATCCGCAGAGCGCCGTCCGGCTGGGTAAAGGCGGCTGGCTGACCCTGATGCTGTCCGATTCGTTAGCCAACGGCGTCGGGACCGATCTGCAAGTCGTCCCGCTCGATACGACTCTTTGCGAAGAAAATCGGGCGCAAGCGTACGTACTGGCGTCGCAAAACGGAACTGATTTTGTGTATCTGGGGATCGCGTGCGGACGTACGGACCTCGATCTGCAAGCGCTGCCGTGGGCGCGTTACATCCGACTGATTGATACAAACGAAGGCCTGGATGCCGATGGGTTTACGCTGGATGGCCTGATCGGCACGAGCGGCGCGTACCGCCAGGGTGCGTTAACGGAATTGCAGACGTGTGGTGCCTGGGACGTTGTGAAGTACCGCTCTGGGAAAGATCTGGCCGGAAACGGACTGGACGATAGCCTGACGGTAACGGCGCATGTCCTGGACGTGCCCGATGGAAAAACGACTGCGTTGGGGTACGGTGGCGAACTGGTTGTGCAGCTAGAAACCGCGCTGTTCAATCGGTTCGGGACGCACCCCGACTTTGAAATTACGGGCCCTACGTCGACCGGGGAATTGGACGTAGCGGTGCAGGCATCGATCGACGGCAGCACGTGGCACGAAGTCGGTACCATCACCGCTCAGGAACGGTGGGTCGATCTGGCCGAATTGCCTTTTGCCATGTACGTCCGGCTACAGGACCAGAGCCAGGCCTCGTCGGCGGCACCGTATGGACTTTTGATCGATGGGCTGCGTTGCCGTCCGCACGAAGAGCGCACCGAACCCGATACGCCTCTTTATCCGCCGCACGTATACCCTAATCCGTACCGCGCGCAGTTGACGCTCGACTACACGGCGGTCGAAGACGAACAGACCCTGCGTGTACAGGTCGTAGATGTCTACGGGGCGACCGTCTGGCAAGCCGAACAGGCCCTGGAGCTGGACCAGCACTACTCCCTTTTGTTGCCGCTGGGAACGCAGGCACCCGGGGTTTACTACCTCATCACCACGACCGAGCGGTACCGGCAGACGCTGAAAATCGTCAAGCAGTAA